In Planctomicrobium piriforme, the genomic stretch CGACACACAGCGCGGCGTCGACTGGCAACTGAGACTCGACGACGCACGCATCAAACTCAAATCCATCTACCCTAAAATCATCGATTGACGATGCACTAGCGTGCGTCATGTGCAGGCAGCGAAGTGAAATGCAACATCGGACTGCGGTCCAGTTGAAGAACTTTTCAGCCAGATTGCTGAGCGGTAACGTCGAGACGTTTCATGGACGCCAACTCGCCAACACAATTTGATGAGCAGCCGTCGGTTCTACGATCCTGGCCGGAGGTCGAGTCGAAGATCGAAATCCCGGGGGCCTGGCTCGGTGTTGTGGTTCTGACAGTCTTCCTTGCAGCAGGAATAGCGCTCTGCATCGGACTCGGTCGTTCCAGCCCAGCAGGATTCGGGCGTCTTGTCGGAATGATGTTAGGGCTGCATTTTGCGGTGCTGGCTGCCATCGGCCTTGCTGGAGTTGTCGTCTTCAGCGTTCGCAATCGAGCATTCCGCCACGCCAGCCGTGATGTGTTACCGGAAGTTCCCCGTGAGCCAGTCCTACAAAAAGATCAAACCACATTCAGTTGCATCACTCATCATCTTGAGTTCACCGAACGCGGACTTCGGCTGAGCCCGAAACCGCATTTGTTCCGAAAGCGAATTTGGCTTGCCTATCTCTGGACGACAGGCTTTGTTGTATTCGTCGCCATGTGCTTGTGGTGGAAAATTGATTTTGACGCTCTCACGAAGGCAAGTTTGATTTGCATCACAGCCTTGCTCGCTTACATCTTTCCAGGAGTGTTCGAAGCGATTCACAATAAGAAGGCGAAAGAACGAGGGACCGTTGATTTCGATACACAAGCTGATCTCTGTCGAGTGACGAACGGCAACTCAGAAACCTGTTTTTCTCTCTCCGCGATCGTCGCTCTCCAAATCTGTTGCGTTCATCGAGTCTTTGGAACCTCGAATGAGAAAACAATACTTCCCGCACTGGAACTCAATCTTGTCTGGGAGAACTCGCAATCGCCGGAAATGTTGGCAGAGAAGTGTCAGCGTACGACCGTGATGAATCCAGGAGGTGCTCATCCTGAATTCATTCGTCTGGCGGTGAACCTTGCAAATCAACTCGATGTTCCCCTGCTGAATCATGCCACTTCAGAAGACTGGAAACTGGAATCGAAACGCAGCAAAACCCGAGCTGTTGAACAATCTGGTGACGCGATTTGATTGCTTGGCAAGGAGAAATACTATTCGGTTGCTGCCGAGGCCGTGACGCGACTCACCGGGCAGTATGAAATCCGGTGGGGTGCCTGCAGCAACGCGAAATGCAACACGGAACTGCGGCTCAGTTGAAGAATATTTCAATCCAGCTGCCTGAACGCCACGTTGATCCTTCTAATGGAACCCAACTCGCCAACTCAACACGACGAGCTGTCACCTGTTCCACGCACTTGGCCGGAAGTCGATTCCAAGATCGTTTCTCCGGAAGTTTGGTGGGCACTTCTGGCTTTTACAATCTTCGTGCCGTTCGGCGTCACGCTGTCGATATTGGTGATGCGCTTGAAACTCGTCGGGTTTGAACGCACCGCGGGATTGGTGATGGGCATCAGTTTTTTCGTGTTTGGATGCTGTTGCCTCGTGGTGTTCATCTTGGGCAGGTATCGAGGTCAGCCATTCCGTCATGCTGCGGATCATGTTTTACCAAACATTCCGCGCGAGCCAGCGATTCAAGAAGAGCAAATCAGTTTCGGCATGGTGACCCATGATTTTGAAGAGACCGATCGCGGATACCGTCTCTTACCAAAGCCCAATCTCCTTCAGTCACGCACTTGGTTTTTCTACGGATGGATGCTCTTGATCGTCGCGACCATGAGTCTTTTCTTTTGGTGCTGGCCGGAGGCAGCGTTTGACCTTCCGAGAAAGTTCTTCCTGATTCTTCTCGTAACGATGATCTCGTTAACAGTTGCCGGGGTGATCACATACCTCTATCAAATTGCTGCAAAGGAACTCCTGACAGTCGATTTCGATGAGCAGCATGATCTCTGTCAGATTACCGGCCCCAAGTTGAAAATCCAATTTCCGCTGTCATCGATCATCGCCGTGCAAATTTGCGGAGCTTGTCGGAAAATTGGTCATCAAAATGACTGCTCATATTTGTCAGCGTTTGAACTCAATCTCGTTTGGAACGAACCCCAGAGCTCTGGGTGTCATCTACAACGAAGAACGGTCCTCAATCAGCTCAAACCGGCTCGGGAGTTCATCTCCCTGGCAGTCGACCTTGCAAACAGTCTCAACATTCCATTGCTGAACCACGCAACCCCCAACGACTGGAAGTTGGAGTCAAAACGTCGGAAGTCTCGCCCTTACGAAAAGTCGGGCGGATACATGGGATGAGCTAGAGTCCATTTCTGGCGGTACGATACATGTCAACAAAGGTGCCTGGATGAGCGAGAACAATCAAAACCCAGCGACTCGATCAACTCCAACCGTTAAAAATCAATCGGTCTCTACAGCAGCGTTACTGGGATTCTTTTGCGGGGGCGGCGCGAGCAGTCTGCTCGGGCCGGGCTGGTCTCCACTCGCTCGGGCGTTGATCGTGGGCACCGTGGTTGTGATTTCGTCTCTCTGCTTTATGGCCATCGGGCGCGCGGTTGCTGTGCGGCGATCTTGATTGTCTACGGGCGGGCTGGGATGCTGAGCGCTTCTCCAAGGAGTTGCTCATGCGTCTGCTCTGCCCACGACTGCTGGGATTCGTGCTGCTGCTTTCCAATCTTGGCGTTGGCGGTGAAGACGCCATGCCAGCGGCGGAACGGGCACAGATGCAGCAGGTGCTCGACGAGCGGCTAAGCCTCCTCAACGGCAAGATCGCCGCCACGCCGTCGCCAGAGTTGTTTTCCCAGAGGGGGGATATCCTGTTCTTTCTCGGTCGCTTTCCGGAGGCGGTTGAGGACTACACCGCCTTTGCGAAAGACAAACCGGAACTCGCTGCGACCAATTGGCGACGAGGGCTGGCGCTCTATTACGCAGGTCGTGAAGCGGAAGCGGCCAGTCAGTTTGAGAGTTGTCATACGCGCGACGACACCGACCGTGAAAACGGAATCTGGCGGTATCTGTCTCAATGTCGGACGCTCGGTCGTGATTCCGCGCGGAAGGACATGCTTGTCTACACGAAGGGGGATCGCAAGCCGTTCACCAATCTGTACGACATGTTCGCCGGAAAGCAGTCTGCCGACGACGTCCTCAAGGCGATCATGGCTGATGGAGCATCGCCGGATGAGCGCGAAGGACAACTGTTCTACGGGAACCTGTACTTCGGCCTGAACGAACTGGCGGAAGGTCGACCAGAAACAGCGCGGCCATTTCTCGTGAAAGCGGTTCGCAATGAATGGCCGCTGCAGGCCGCCTATGGTCCCCGTTACATGTGGCACGTCGCCCGACTGCAATTGGAACTGCTTGACAAAGCCCCGCCGAAATCGAATCAGTAACCATCGATCTTCTCGCGTTTTGCGTCGGTCCATCCCGGAACCGTGGGCGAATGCCCAGCGGCTGATGGGCTTCCAGCAGATTGCGACATTGCGCTCCTGCAAGCCGTCGGCGCTTGCTGTCGCTGGCAATGGGATTTAGAGTGCTGGCAATTCTGGCGAAGCAATCCATCCCGTCTGACGTAACAACTCGCTCGCGAAGGGGTTCGTACCCGTGGTCGCTGACAATTCTGAATCCCCCTCCGAGCCTGTTGACGAGTCACCAGCCGCTGCCGACGCCCCACTCGACACAGCGCAAACCGAGCCTGACGCGAGTGCCGAGCCGCACGACGATTTCCCCGAGTACGAGGAACTGACGCCGGAACTTCTGGAAGATGAATGCCTGCGCGGGGACGTGATGCTTCGCTGGGCGTTGATTCTGCTCTCCGTGCTGTTGGGCTGGACGTTCATCACCGAGACGAAGGTGCTCGTCGGCATTCGCACTGGCGAGTATCTGTTGAGCCACGGCGTACTGCCGCCGCGGTTTGATGTTTTTTCAGCCACCGCCGCAGGCCGCCCCTGGGTGAACCTCGGCTGGTTGTCGGATCTCACGGTCGGCGCCACGCACCAGTTTCTCGGGATGCCCTGGCTGTCGATCCTGTGTGCCGTCACCGTCGGGCTGACGTTCTGGTGTCTGTCGCGGATCACGATCCCCGGCGTGACGACATGGTGGGGATCGGTCTGCGGAGTGCTGGCGCTGCTGGCGCTGTTTCCAGTCTTTCAACCGGGCTCATCAACCGTCGCCGTGCTGGGACTGGTCTTGCTCATGTGGGGACTGGCCCGCTGGACCACGTCGCCTGCAACCGACCGCAGCTGGCTGCTGATTCCACTGTTCGTGTTCTGGACCAATCTTGATCCCCGCTGCTGGATTGGGTTGCTGTTGCTGGCGATGTTTTCCATTGGCGAACTGCTGTCGCCCACAGGAAAAACACCCGTCGGTCGCCGCCGGTTGATGTTCGCCGGCATCGCCCTGCTGGCTGGCGTTTTTGTATCGCCGTGGCCGATCAGTCCCGCGACACAATTCCTGACGGCCTATCGCGAAGCGGTTGAAGCCCGCAGTTACCTGGGTATCAGCGAGTTCTTCCACCGGCTCGACTACACCTGGCAGCACCTGATTTTCTGGACATCGCTCGACTTCTATTCGCTGGCCTCGTTGGTGCTGATGGTCCTCGCGGCCGTGACCCTGGTTCTGAACCGTTCCCGACTGCACTTCGGTTGGGTCTTTGTCTGGCTCGGCGTGAACGCCCTCGGATTTTTCTACGGGGACAGCATCTGCTACGCCGCGATCGTGAACGCCGTCATTGCGATCCTCAACGGGCAGGACTGGTGTCGCAGCGCGTTCAAAATGGATTACTCGATCACCACCCCCAACGTCCTCTGGTCGCGGGCGGGTCGAGCGGTCACCGTGCTCGGATTCTTCCTGCTGGCGTATCTGGCGATCAACGGGGCGCTGATGGGACCGCAGAGCCGTCGAATTGGTCTCGGGCTCGACCCGCGCTGGCGAAACCGGATCACCAGTCTCGAAGAGGAAGTGCTTCCCAATACGTTCTCCGACCGCATCTTCCCGACCATGCCGGCGCAGGGAGACCTGATGATCTGGCTGGGCAAGAAGCCGTTTGTCGATAGCCGGCTTGGTCTTTACCTGGGCGGGCCTGAAAACCTGTTGAAGCTGCACAAGGAAACCCGAGCCGCTCTCTTCCCAGGCAGGGAAGTCGAAAACGCCGCAGCCGGGACCGAACTCTGGAAGTCGACCCTTGCGAAGTACGAAATCACGGATGTCTTTGCTCGACTGTGGGGCGCGAAGCCGGCGTATGGCCCGTTCTTCCAGTTGTATGCCAATCCCAGTTTTGTGCTGACGGGCCTTGGCAGCGCCGGCGCGAATCTGACTCGAAATGATCTCCCCTCGCCGGAGCTCAAGGCCCACCTCGAAAAGTTCGGTCTCACCGATTTTGCGAAAGTGGCGTTCCGTCCCCCCCAGCCGCCAGAGGTCATCGACCTGCAGGCAGTCTGGCCGCTGCCGGTTTCGAAGTATGACCGGTGGATGATTCAGAAGCTCCAAGTCACTCCCCCGGCCGCAGAACTCGCCAGCCATTACAACGCCATCCTCACCGAATCCGGCAAGCCGTTCACACAACAGCAAGCAGCCGGGCTGGCGATGCTCGCTGCTCGCACAGTTCGCGAAGCACTCATCGTCGATCCGAACAGCGCTCTCGCGTACCGTTCACTGGGAAATGCTTGCGGGGTGCTGCAACAGGTCGAGCAGCAGACCGCACTGCAGTCGGGCGTGCAGGCTTCGGTCGAGATGTATGAGACGCAAATTCTTTCTGCCGCCTTTTCCGCTGCCATCGCCGGACAGGAAGACCCGGACGATCTTCTGAAACTGTTTCAGATTCTGCTTGCACAGCGTTCGCTCGATACCGCGATTGATGTCCTCGCACGTTATGACAGAGCAATTGTCACGCATCCGATCCAGATGTCGGTAGACCGCCGTCTCGGACTGGAAGAGTTACGACGACAGGTTCAGGATGCCGTCAATTCCGTGAAGGAGCAGATCGCGACCGCGCGGGGTGAGAAACGTCCCGCGCTCGAACTGGCCGGGATGGCGCTCGCAGGGAACTGCCCGCAATTGGCGCTGTCGATACTCGAAGAAGACCTGACCCGACTCGCCTCTGAGCCGGAACTGCAACTGCTCTACGCCACGTTGCTGCTCAAGAACGGACGCATCGAAACCGCCTTCGACCAGATCGACAGTCTGCAGGCGAAGATGAATGGTCCGAACGCGGCCAACGTCCCTCCCTTCCTGAAGAACCAGTGGAAATCGGTAGCCCTGGCGGTGAACCTGTCCGCACAGAATCTCGGCGAAGTGGTGAAGCTTTCGGAAGAGGAACAGGACGCGTTCTGGAAGTCGGGTCTGACGTCGCTGCTGCAGCTTCCCTTTACATCGATGAAGCTGCCGATTCAGATGCAGCTCTGGCCGGCGTACGAAGCCCGAGTCACGTTCTCGGCCGCGATTGAACTCCCCGAACGCTGGGCGGTGATGCAGATGCAGGCCGTGCGTGCGGAACTGCAACTCGGTCGCCTCGAAGCAGCGACGACGCGGCTGCAAAGACTCGTCAAAATGCACCCGCAGTTCTCGCAGCGGAGCATCGCCGCAATGTATCTGGTTGCATTGACCGGCAAGCCGTACGAATTCCCGCCGAATGCCAACGACTTGCCAGCCTGGATGCTGGAACTGCCGATCGATCCGCCGGCAAAGCCAGCGACGCCGGTCGCTCCCGCTGCCGGCAGTGATCCCGGTCCGTTGCCGCCCACGCCGCCAGGCGCGCCTTCAACCGATCCGCCCCCGGCCCCTCCGGTGCCCGTCACGCCTCCCTGATACAGACAGCAGCGCTCACAACATCGGTTTTGACTCGTCTCTGCGACAAGGTTGTTTGAATGTCCGACACCCCCTCGACGTCTCGGCCGGCCAGATCCCAGCATGACCGTCACCGGCACTACAAATACTTCGACTTCGTGATGGTCGGTTTTGTGACGGTGCTGCTTTGCTCCAATCTGATTGGCCCGGGGAAGCGGTCGGAGATTCCGCTGCCGCTGGAGCTGCCGTACTTCGGGACCATGCTCACGTTCGGCGCAGGCAACCTGTTCTTTCCGATCGGTTACATCTTCGGCGACGTGCTGACAGAGGTGTACGGCTACGCCCGGGCCCGCAAGGTGATCTGGGCTGGCTTCGGGGCGATGCTGTTCGCCTCATTCATGGCCTGGGTCATCATCGTTCTGCCGAACAAGGCGACGGACGATTACGGCAAGGCGCTGCAACCGGCGCTCGAACTGGTTTTCGGCAATACGTTTCGTATCACCGCGGCGTCGCTCGTCGCCTATTGGTGCGGCGATTTCGCGAATTCGTTCGTGATGGCCAAAATGAAGATCTGGACCAAGGGGCGCATGCTTTGGACCAGAACGATCGGCTCCACGGTTGTCGGACAGGGTGTCGACAGCATGATCTTCTACCCCATCGCCTTTGCGGGTTTATGGACCAGCAGCGACGTCATCGAAACGTCCGTCTTCAATTGGGGCTTCAAGGTGATGATCGAAGTGTTGTTCACTCCGCTGACATACCTGGTGATCAACTTTCTGAAGAAAGCGGAGAACGAGGACTTCTACGATACCGACACCAACTTCACGCCGTTCTCGATCAAAGACTGACGGCAACGTTGCAAACTCATTTGATAGTACGAAGTTTTCAGTCATCAGTTTTCAGTTCAGACCAATTCAACGTTGAAAACACAACTCATGGTCATTTCAGGTGTTTCAAACTGACAACTGAGAACTGACGACTGGGAACTAGTGTCATTGCATGGGGCCGTGCGATGGATGACGGGTCGAATCAGCAAGCCTCGGTGTTGAGCCGTCCGGCGCCGCGCCGGCCTGCCGTGACCGCCGCGATCCTGCTGGGCGCCGGAATTGCCATCGACCGCTGGCTCGGTTTTCCAGTCTGGATCTGGCTGGCGTTTGCCGGTATTGGCATTATTGCCGCCCTCTTCACTTCTCGTTTTCCTGCGCCGCGCTGGGCGTCGCTGTGCGTGCTCCTCGCAGTCTTCGCCACCGGCGGTCTCCGTCAGCACATGGCCTGGTCGGAAACCGATTCGAGTACGCTCGCGAAATGGAGTAACACCATCCCGCAAACAGTGCGGGTGATCGGTGTCATCAGCACGGCGATCGAAATTCTTGACCGGCCGGTCGGCCCGCGAATTCCTCCCTGGCTCGAAATGGATCGCTCTGTCTGCAAGCTCCGCTGCGAGCAACTGCAAGTCGACGGAACATGGCAGACGGTCACCGGACAAGCTCGGCTCGAAGTCACGGGGCATCTGGTCGACGTCCATGTCGGGGACCGTGTCGAAGTGCTCGGGCAACTTTCCCGCCCCGGCCCTCCGAGAAATCCCGGCGAGTTCGACTATGGGGACTGGCTGCGAACGCAGGGCCTGAGCTGCCAGTTGCGAATCGAGCATCCACAAGCGGTGCAGCGGATCGGTTCCGTCCGGGGACTCACCTGGACGCTCGCCAGATGGCGGACGGCGATTCGTAAGGAATGTCAGCAGCGACTCGCTGCGGAATTGAAGCCGCCGCTGCGCGGGCTGGCGGCATCGTTACTTTTGGGAGATCGCACGCAACTCACCGACGAGCTCAAAGAGCAGTTTGCCGAAAGCGGGATGATGCACCTCCTGGCAATCTCTGGCATGAACGTCGGCATTCTGCTGGGAATGATCTTCGTGATGGGGCGGCTGATGAATCTGTCGTCGCGGCAACTCGCCATGACGCTCATCGTCACTGCGATTCTCTTCACCTGGATTACCGATCATCAGGCTTCGGTGATCCGCGCCGGCTTGCTGGCGGTCCTCGCACTGATCGGCGGTCTCAGCCATCGCCGGGTCGACGGCTGGAACACGCTCGCCGCCTGTGCGGTGATACTGCTGCTCTGGCATCCGTCTGACCTGTTCGACATCGGCGCTCAGTTGTCGTTTCTGGCGGTGGCGGCGATCTATTGGGCAGCCCGACTTCCCTGGCGACAAATCTGGCCGCAGCCGACGGGGCTCGAAGCGGAAGTCAGCCCGTGGATGCAGCGTGTTCGAGGCTGGCTCAAACTTGCCGTCGAAACGTATGTCGTCACCGGCGCGATCTGGCTGGCGACGTTGCCGCTGACGATGGCGACGTTTCATCTGGTGACTCCCATTGGCTTGCTGCTGGATCTCTTGCTGGTGCCGTTATCGACGCTGGTACTGGGACTGGGTTATCTATTCCTGTGCGTGAGTTTGTTGGCGCCATGGCTGGGTTGGCTGATTGCGATTCCGTTTGGCTGGTCATTAGGCCTGATGCAAAGTGCGGTCGCCTGGGGCCAGCGCGTGCCGCTGGGTCATTTCTTCGTGCCGGCGATGCCTGGTTGGTGGCTGGGAGGCTTTTACATCCTGCTGGGCCTCACCTGGCTGCGTCCGGCAAAGTCATCATCGATGCGATGGGAGTTCCGGGTGTGGCCGGCGTGGATCATTCTCGGGTTGCTGTTGCCGTTCGTTCCAAGCACCGCGCAAGATTTTCGTTGCACATTTCTCTCGGTGGGTCATGGTCTCGCCTGTGTGATCGAGCTGCCGACGGGCGAGACGGTCATCTACGACGGCGGTACCCTGGGAGACGGCCGCCGCGCGGAACGGGCACTTGAAAATCTGCTCTGGTCGCGCGGCATTCGGGAAGTGGATACGGTGTTGCTCTCGCATGCCGACCATGACCATTACAGCGGGCTCTTCGGTTTATTTGACCGGTTCCCGGTTCGACAATTTTGCCTCGCTGCTCCCTGCGCCGGCTCAGGGCAATCCGGCGTGGAGGAACTGTGTGAACTGGCCGCGAAACGAGGGGCGAAACTTCACCTACTTCAGCAGGACGACAGCCTGCTGCCGATTCGAAAGGATTCACCGCCTGTGACAATTCAGGTGCTGCATCCGCGCGAGGCAATCGACGGCGAGAGCGACAACGCCCACAGTCTCGTGCTCAGCATGACCTATGCCGGCCGCACGATTCTGCTGACAGGCGACCTCGAAGAGTCCGGCCTCGACGCACTGCTCGCGCGGCCGCCATTGCATGTCGACGTGTTGCTCTCGCCGCATCATGGCGGCAAGGCCTCGAACGTCCCCGCCCTATTCCGCTGGGCGAGTCCGGATTATGTGGTCGTCAGCGGCGGAGAAGAGAGTCTGCCGCATCTCGAAAAAGCCGCGAAGGCCAGCACGCTGCTCAACACGGCCACGGCCGGGGCGATTACATTTGTGATCCATTCCGACGGCCAGATCACGGTCGGAAAGTTCTTGCCGTGAGATTCTGAGAGCGCGACTTCAGTCTTCCACTTCGTTGGCATCGAGGGCGTGTTCGCGGAGTTCTTCCAGCGAGGCGAACTCGAGGGTCGACATGTGCGTGGCCGACAGCACCACTGCGGGCGCGACGCCGGCATCGTACGCTTCTTTCCAGCGCGATGCACACAGGCACCAGCGGTCGCCGTTCTTCAGGCCGGGGAATTCGTACTGCGGCAGCGGCGTCGACAGATCGTTCCCGACTTTCTTGGAGAACGCCAGGAATTTGTCGGTCACCTGCACGCAGACGGTGTGGACCCCGAAGTCGCCTGGCCCGGTCTCACAGCAGCCGTTGCGATACCACCCGGTGACCGGATCGTACGAACAGGGCTGCAACGGTTTCCCCAAAACATTCTTTGCGCCGGCCATGCCCCTGACTTTCTATCTGCGTGCTGTCAGTTGCGAGTCTACTGCGGGCGCAGCGTAGCGGAAAGGGAGCGCCCGGCGACCGCTTTCCGTTTCGCCGTGAGGAAATCGTTCATTTGGCGTGGCATCGCCGCCCGGATTCGCGGAAGATCGCCGCGTCGGCATTCCGCTCGCTGCCGACTTGTTTCAGCCTGTCGATCGAGTTCCATGTCTCAGAATGATCAGTCGTTTCAACGTTCGATCCTGTTGATCGCCGGCATCGGCGTCGGCGTGCTGGCCCTGTTCGCCTTTTTTTCCAACAACAACGCCCGGGAAGCGCCGCGGGCGACCGGGATGTCGGCCTTTCAGAAGCCGGTGTCGGACGTCGTCGCTGACCCCGCAACCGCGGCTGGCGAACTGCGAACGCATTTTGTCCCAGCCTATTCCCACATCTACGTCGACAGTGGGCAGCCGTTCCGGCTCACAGTGACGCTCAGTTTTCGCAATACCGACCCCCAATCGCCGCTCACGATCCATTCCGTCCGGTATTACGACACCGCTGGCAAGCTGATTCGCGACGAACTGTCGCAGCCGCTGATTGTGGCCCCGCTGGGGACAAAGGAATTTCTGGTTGCGGAGAACGATTTCTCAGGCGGTTCCGGCGCGAACTTCCTCATCGACTGGTCGTCCGGAGACCAGCAGATCAGCACCCCGCTGGCCGAAAGCATCATGATCGGAACTGCCCAGCAGCAAGGGGTTTCGTTCGCCAGCCGGGGCGTGGAAGTGACCCGTCGGCCTTGATGGGAATCTCGCTTTTCTCCCGGGACATCAGGCCGGACGATCCCCGAGGGCGCTGCTATACTTTGGGAACAGGGTCGGTCTTCCACGCTCGGACCCCCTGTTGATGCAGGATGCAGCGCACCTTTTCGGCACGGTTGGACTCCGCAGGGCAACGGTCTTTTGGAAACGGCACAACAGCTTCAGCAGATTCTCTGGTCCGTCGAACCGGCCGCCCATCTGGTCGAACCGCGGGTGCTGCGCCGCGTGATTCGCATGGACCGCAACCTGCAGGGGTTGCGGCTGCTGATTCCGCACAGCTTCAGTTACACGATCGAGCGCGACCGGCTGCTGACGTTTGTCGATCTGAGCGAACTTGAAATCGCTCCCGGCTCGGATCTACCCCGCCTGTTGATCCTGCTCCCGCGACCGGAAGACGATCCGCGGCATCCCCGCGATCTCGCCGCACTGGCGGCCCGTTATCACCGGATGCTGTTCCATGCCGCGGTCCACATGGAACTGGAAAATCGCGTCGCGCGCAAAGGTCTCGACAGCGCCTGGGCCGAACTCCGTCGCGACCAGCTCGGCGACGTGGAATTCGCCGAGATTCGCGAAGTGCTGCTCAAAGACGACTATCTGTTTCCCTCGCCGACCGACGCCGACGTCTATATCGAGTTCGCAGCGCTCTATCTCGAACTCCGCTACTTCGCGCCGCACGAGGTCAGGCTACACTTTCCGGCCCTCCGCGACTGGGAAGCGATCGACAAAGTTCTGCAGCAGGATCTCGATCACTTCGCCCTGTTCGAACGGCTCCGTCTGTCCCCCGCGCTCCTGTCAGACGACCTCGAAGCGACGCAGGAAATGCCTGCCGCGAGCGGCAAGTCGGCCCGTACATCCCGCTCGCGCATGTCCCTGTCGCAGTTCCGCGGCAAACAGGCCAAGGCGGAACGTGCGTCTGCCACCGGGAACAGCGTCAAAGCCGCACTCACGCATCTCCGGTCTTCACGTCGCGCCCCCGCCGGACATGAGGACGAAGCCCTCGCCGCCGCGCAGATGGAACTCAAACATCTCGCCGGGCGTCTACAGGCTGTTTTACAGCTCACTCCAGAAGAAACCGAACAGTGGAGCGAAGCCCTCCGTCCACTGCTGCAGCCAGCGGCCGACGGCTTCTGGACGAATGAAGCCCGACTGCTGTACGACCTGCAAAAAGTCTGCCTCGAGCAGGAACGGGGCGTCTATCGCCTCGACCTCGTTGACTGGGTGAAAACACTCGGGCAGCGACCGATTCGCCGTCCGTTGCCGTTGATGCAGGAAGCGTTGACGCTGCGACATCTGCGAACCATTCGTCGTCGCGTCACCGTTGCCAGAATCGACGCTGCAGAGCGGTCACGACTCTCAATTCTACTGAACAATGTTTTGCCGCAGGTGGAAACCCGGTCTCGCGACCGATTGCGAACCATCATTCTCGAAGTCTTCGATAAGGTCGGGCTCGTCCCGCAGAACGTCCCGGAACAGGTCGCGCGACGAAAAGTTGTCGAGGAACTGCTCGACCGCGTGGTGGACCGCAGTTACTTCAGCATGTCCGACCTCCGCGACACGCTCTCCAAAAACAATCTGAAACTTCCCGACGTGACCACGCTGTCGGACCTCGCGTTCGGCGATTGTCTCTTACGGGCAGACCGCCGCTTCGAGGCGGTGCTGGACGGCGTGTATCGTCCCGGAGCGATCTATCAGCGCTGGCCGCAGACCCTCAGCTCACTGGTGTTCGGCACCCGACCGGGCCGATTTCTCGCGCAGCACTTGTTTATCCCGTTCGGCGGGGCCTATCTGACGATCATGTTTCTGGAACATGTGGCCGCGTGGTTCACCGGCACGCCCCATGCGCCTCCGGTCGGCCAAACCGGCGATGCCCATGTCGCCGCGGCCGCACATGCCGGCCCCAGTTACTGGTTGATTGCGGGCGTGCTGCTGCTGGGAACCTGGATTTCATTGCTGATCCATCAGCCGGCCTTCCGGGAATGGAACGTGACGTTGCTGAGCCGCTTGTGGCGGCTGGTGACGATGCTCGTGATCGACGTTCCCACGA encodes the following:
- a CDS encoding tetratricopeptide repeat protein, whose translation is MRLLCPRLLGFVLLLSNLGVGGEDAMPAAERAQMQQVLDERLSLLNGKIAATPSPELFSQRGDILFFLGRFPEAVEDYTAFAKDKPELAATNWRRGLALYYAGREAEAASQFESCHTRDDTDRENGIWRYLSQCRTLGRDSARKDMLVYTKGDRKPFTNLYDMFAGKQSADDVLKAIMADGASPDEREGQLFYGNLYFGLNELAEGRPETARPFLVKAVRNEWPLQAAYGPRYMWHVARLQLELLDKAPPKSNQ
- a CDS encoding tetratricopeptide repeat protein yields the protein MVADNSESPSEPVDESPAAADAPLDTAQTEPDASAEPHDDFPEYEELTPELLEDECLRGDVMLRWALILLSVLLGWTFITETKVLVGIRTGEYLLSHGVLPPRFDVFSATAAGRPWVNLGWLSDLTVGATHQFLGMPWLSILCAVTVGLTFWCLSRITIPGVTTWWGSVCGVLALLALFPVFQPGSSTVAVLGLVLLMWGLARWTTSPATDRSWLLIPLFVFWTNLDPRCWIGLLLLAMFSIGELLSPTGKTPVGRRRLMFAGIALLAGVFVSPWPISPATQFLTAYREAVEARSYLGISEFFHRLDYTWQHLIFWTSLDFYSLASLVLMVLAAVTLVLNRSRLHFGWVFVWLGVNALGFFYGDSICYAAIVNAVIAILNGQDWCRSAFKMDYSITTPNVLWSRAGRAVTVLGFFLLAYLAINGALMGPQSRRIGLGLDPRWRNRITSLEEEVLPNTFSDRIFPTMPAQGDLMIWLGKKPFVDSRLGLYLGGPENLLKLHKETRAALFPGREVENAAAGTELWKSTLAKYEITDVFARLWGAKPAYGPFFQLYANPSFVLTGLGSAGANLTRNDLPSPELKAHLEKFGLTDFAKVAFRPPQPPEVIDLQAVWPLPVSKYDRWMIQKLQVTPPAAELASHYNAILTESGKPFTQQQAAGLAMLAARTVREALIVDPNSALAYRSLGNACGVLQQVEQQTALQSGVQASVEMYETQILSAAFSAAIAGQEDPDDLLKLFQILLAQRSLDTAIDVLARYDRAIVTHPIQMSVDRRLGLEELRRQVQDAVNSVKEQIATARGEKRPALELAGMALAGNCPQLALSILEEDLTRLASEPELQLLYATLLLKNGRIETAFDQIDSLQAKMNGPNAANVPPFLKNQWKSVALAVNLSAQNLGEVVKLSEEEQDAFWKSGLTSLLQLPFTSMKLPIQMQLWPAYEARVTFSAAIELPERWAVMQMQAVRAELQLGRLEAATTRLQRLVKMHPQFSQRSIAAMYLVALTGKPYEFPPNANDLPAWMLELPIDPPAKPATPVAPAAGSDPGPLPPTPPGAPSTDPPPAPPVPVTPP
- a CDS encoding queuosine precursor transporter, with amino-acid sequence MSDTPSTSRPARSQHDRHRHYKYFDFVMVGFVTVLLCSNLIGPGKRSEIPLPLELPYFGTMLTFGAGNLFFPIGYIFGDVLTEVYGYARARKVIWAGFGAMLFASFMAWVIIVLPNKATDDYGKALQPALELVFGNTFRITAASLVAYWCGDFANSFVMAKMKIWTKGRMLWTRTIGSTVVGQGVDSMIFYPIAFAGLWTSSDVIETSVFNWGFKVMIEVLFTPLTYLVINFLKKAENEDFYDTDTNFTPFSIKD